CCACCCCGCGCCAGTCCGTACACCAGCAGCCCCGACGCGGGCGCCAGCAGCGCGTTGTGCATCAGCACGTACGGAATCCGCGCGCCCGCCGCGCCCGCCGCCACCAGCAGCGCCGCGCCCAGCGCCGCCAGCACCGCGCCCGAGCCCTTCGCCGCACCCGACTGGCGCTCGCGCACGAAGCACCAGCCCAGCAGCACGCCGAAGAGGAACTCCGGCAGGCGCGAGAGCGGCGCGAACTTGAGCACCGCCAGCCACGTGCCCCACGAATGCGCGTCCACGGTGTCCAGCCCATCGGGCCGCAGCGCGAGGTAGAGCACCGGCGGCACCAGCCCCAGCACCCACGTCGCGGCCAGCGCCACCGGCAACAGCGAGGGCCTCAGCCGCGACAGCCCGCGCGCGAGCCGGGGGAACAGCGCGTAGAAGAACGCCTCCACCGCCACGGACCAGCCCGGCGGGTTCCAGTACAGCGCGAGCAGCGGCACCCACGCCTGCACCAGCGCCAGCGTCGCCACCGCCGCCACCACGAGCTTCACGGCGGCCACGTGCCACGCGTTGCTCGCGAACGAGGCGAGCATGGTGGGCGGCGCGGACAACAGGAAGGTCAGCAGATAGACGGGATAGACGCGGGCCACGCGGGCGGCGAGGAAGGCGCGCGTGCCCGTCTCCATGCGCCCGTCCGCGTCCAGGTAGTTCCAGGCGAGCACGAAGCCGGACAGGACGAAGAACACGCCCACGGCCGAGAAGCCCGCGCCCACCAGGTCCTGCAGCCACTCGGGCGCCGGCGCCAGGGCCGGACGCGCGAAGTGGAACAGCACGACGTGCAGGGCCGCGAAGAAGCGCAGCCCCGTCAGTGCATCGAGTGAACCGCCCCGGCTCACCGCCGGCCGATGCCGAAGTACGTGAAGCCCAGCTCGCGCATGCGCACGGGGTCGAACACGTTGCGGCCGTCGAAGATGACCGGCGACTTCATCAGCGACTTCATGCGCTCGAAGTCCGGGTGGCGGAACTCGTTCCACTCCGTGACGACAAAGAGCGCGTCCACGCCCTCCAGCGCCTCGTAGGGCACGCTGGCATAGCGGATGCGGTCACCGAAGACGCGCTTGGCCGTGTGCGTGGCCACCGGGTCGTGCGCCACCACCGTGGCGCCCTTGCCGATGAGGCCCTCGATGACCTCGATGGACGGAGCCTCGCGCATGTCGTCCGTCTTCGGCTTGAAGGCCAGACCCCACACGCCGAACTTCTTGCCCTCCAGCGAGCCGAAGTGCTTGGTCGCCTTGTTCACCAGGAGCTTCTTCTGCCGCTCGTTGGTGCGCTCCACGGCGCGCAGCAGGTCCAGCTCCAGGCCGAACTCGCGCGCGGTGGCGCCCAGCGCCTTCACGTCCTTGGGGAAGCACGAGCCGCCGTAGCCCACGCCCGGGAACAGGAACGGGTAGCCGATGCGCTTGTCGGAGCCCAGGCCCTTGCGCACGAAGTCCACGTCCGCGCCCACCTTCTCACAGAGCGCGGAGATGTCGTTCATGAAGGAGATGCGCGTGGCGAGC
This genomic interval from Myxococcus guangdongensis contains the following:
- a CDS encoding acyltransferase family protein translates to MSRGGSLDALTGLRFFAALHVVLFHFARPALAPAPEWLQDLVGAGFSAVGVFFVLSGFVLAWNYLDADGRMETGTRAFLAARVARVYPVYLLTFLLSAPPTMLASFASNAWHVAAVKLVVAAVATLALVQAWVPLLALYWNPPGWSVAVEAFFYALFPRLARGLSRLRPSLLPVALAATWVLGLVPPVLYLALRPDGLDTVDAHSWGTWLAVLKFAPLSRLPEFLFGVLLGWCFVRERQSGAAKGSGAVLAALGAALLVAAGAAGARIPYVLMHNALLAPASGLLVYGLARGGGLLGRVLSRPWVVHLGSASYALYLLQYPAGEAAMKLERVLSPWVDLNTPWGWLGSVLLLALPASVLVHRYVETPMRSRVRKALQPWVDADGASTRARPVAPGA
- a CDS encoding UDP-glucose dehydrogenase family protein, with amino-acid sequence MRIAIIGTGYVGLVAGTCFADSGNDVTCVDIDERKIRMLQAGEVPIYEPGLEELIKKNVREKRLFFTRDLPEAVSNAHVVFIAVGTPEGESGDADLQYVLAAAEQIGKAMKQYTVVVDKSTVPVGTADKVREAIRKVTSVEFDVVSNPEFLKEGAALDDFLKPDRVVIGVDSERGRKVMGELYAPFVRTENPVLFMDTRSAELTKYAANAMLATRISFMNDISALCEKVGADVDFVRKGLGSDKRIGYPFLFPGVGYGGSCFPKDVKALGATAREFGLELDLLRAVERTNERQKKLLVNKATKHFGSLEGKKFGVWGLAFKPKTDDMREAPSIEVIEGLIGKGATVVAHDPVATHTAKRVFGDRIRYASVPYEALEGVDALFVVTEWNEFRHPDFERMKSLMKSPVIFDGRNVFDPVRMRELGFTYFGIGRR